A single window of Nicotiana sylvestris chromosome 3, ASM39365v2, whole genome shotgun sequence DNA harbors:
- the LOC104216549 gene encoding uncharacterized protein isoform X2, producing MEMRSLLSVTCKSVAEEVFPACEHRMCARHILSNWSKKWRGIERRKKFWSCARATYEAELKKRLDELNTLGHNIVEDLISYNKERWCKVYFKEFSKCDSVDNNMSESFNAWILGARHKTIVSMLEEIRVKVMIRIPKMRAFAKTWVDEISPMTLKNFNTNVEKSMKCKIHWNGEHGFEIQEGIAKFIVHLERGYCSCRSWQLKGIPCAHAITTMQFRMIDASESIASWYRKETYLRAYSNFIQSVPNMIMWPAISNPKIEPPTVRKMPGRPKKNRRKEEGEIKRTGKLSKRGIAMTCSICKSIKHNKRSCPSRPEATSATRTTEYNATLQSSTGSTRKRSVVDSQQESTSKGGEAKASRRKYKSPRVVRHGVFVSKTGYSCVNQGLQSSRLVTTLQ from the exons ATGGAAATGAGATCACTATTATCAGTGACATGCAAAAG TGTTGCTGAAGAAGTATTTCCAGCTTGTGAGCACAGAATGTGTGCAAGACATATTCTGTCAAACTGGTCAAAAAAATGGAGGGgaattgaaagaagaaaaaagtttTGGAGTTGTGCTAGAGCAACATATGAGGCTGAATTGAAAAAGAGGCTAGATGAATTAAATACATTGGGTCACAATATTGTTGAAGATCTTATTTCATACAACAAAGAAAGATGGTGCAAAGTCTACTTCAAAGAATTCTCCAAATGTGACAGTGTGGACAATAATATGTCGGAAAGCTTTAATGCCTGGATATTGGGAGCTAGACACAAGACAATTGTGTCAATGCTAGAAGAAATTAGAGTCAAGGTCATGATAAGGATACCTAAGATGAGGGCCTTTGCTAAAACTTGGGTAGATGAGATATCTCCAATGACACTGAAGAACTTCAACACTAATGTGGAGAAGTCAATGAAGTGTAAGATTCATTGGAATGGAGAACATGGCTTTGAAATTCAGGAAGGTATAGCTAAGTTTATTGTTCACCTGGAAAGAGGATATTGTAGTTGCAGGTCATGGCAATTGAAAGGTATTCCTTGTGCACATGCCATAACAACAATGCAGTTTAGGATGATTGATGCATCTGAGTCAATTGCATCATGGTACAGAAAGGAGACATATTTACGAGCTTATTCCAATTTCATACAATCTGTTCCCAATATGATAATGTGGCCAGCTATATCAAATCCAAAGATTGAGCCACCTACAGTTAGAAAAATGCCTGGCAGGCCAAAGAAGAATAGAAGAAAGGAGGAAGGAGAAATTAAAAGAACTGGAAAGTTATCAAAACGGGGAATAGCTATGACATGCTCGATTTGCAAGTCCATTAAACACAATAAAAGAAGCTGTCCTTCAAGGCCTGAAGCAACATCAGCCACAAGAACAACAGAG TATAATGCTACCCTACAGTCATCTACTGGAAGTACAAGAAAGAGAAGTGTTGTTGATAGTCAACAAGAATCTACAAGCAAGGGAGGTGAAGCTAAAGCGAGCAGACGTAAGTACAAGAGTCCAAGAGTTGTGAGGCATGGTGTATTTGTATCTAAGACTGGTTATAGTTGTGTTAAT CAAGGTTTGCAAAGCAGCAGATTAGTTACCACACTACAATGA
- the LOC104216549 gene encoding uncharacterized protein isoform X1 gives MRILQEDLQLGDGNEITIISDMQKGFVSVAEEVFPACEHRMCARHILSNWSKKWRGIERRKKFWSCARATYEAELKKRLDELNTLGHNIVEDLISYNKERWCKVYFKEFSKCDSVDNNMSESFNAWILGARHKTIVSMLEEIRVKVMIRIPKMRAFAKTWVDEISPMTLKNFNTNVEKSMKCKIHWNGEHGFEIQEGIAKFIVHLERGYCSCRSWQLKGIPCAHAITTMQFRMIDASESIASWYRKETYLRAYSNFIQSVPNMIMWPAISNPKIEPPTVRKMPGRPKKNRRKEEGEIKRTGKLSKRGIAMTCSICKSIKHNKRSCPSRPEATSATRTTEYNATLQSSTGSTRKRSVVDSQQESTSKGGEAKASRRKYKSPRVVRHGVFVSKTGYSCVNQGLQSSRLVTTLQ, from the exons ATGAGAATATTGCAAGAAGACTTACAACTTGGAGATGGAAATGAGATCACTATTATCAGTGACATGCAAAAG ggttttgttaGTGTTGCTGAAGAAGTATTTCCAGCTTGTGAGCACAGAATGTGTGCAAGACATATTCTGTCAAACTGGTCAAAAAAATGGAGGGgaattgaaagaagaaaaaagtttTGGAGTTGTGCTAGAGCAACATATGAGGCTGAATTGAAAAAGAGGCTAGATGAATTAAATACATTGGGTCACAATATTGTTGAAGATCTTATTTCATACAACAAAGAAAGATGGTGCAAAGTCTACTTCAAAGAATTCTCCAAATGTGACAGTGTGGACAATAATATGTCGGAAAGCTTTAATGCCTGGATATTGGGAGCTAGACACAAGACAATTGTGTCAATGCTAGAAGAAATTAGAGTCAAGGTCATGATAAGGATACCTAAGATGAGGGCCTTTGCTAAAACTTGGGTAGATGAGATATCTCCAATGACACTGAAGAACTTCAACACTAATGTGGAGAAGTCAATGAAGTGTAAGATTCATTGGAATGGAGAACATGGCTTTGAAATTCAGGAAGGTATAGCTAAGTTTATTGTTCACCTGGAAAGAGGATATTGTAGTTGCAGGTCATGGCAATTGAAAGGTATTCCTTGTGCACATGCCATAACAACAATGCAGTTTAGGATGATTGATGCATCTGAGTCAATTGCATCATGGTACAGAAAGGAGACATATTTACGAGCTTATTCCAATTTCATACAATCTGTTCCCAATATGATAATGTGGCCAGCTATATCAAATCCAAAGATTGAGCCACCTACAGTTAGAAAAATGCCTGGCAGGCCAAAGAAGAATAGAAGAAAGGAGGAAGGAGAAATTAAAAGAACTGGAAAGTTATCAAAACGGGGAATAGCTATGACATGCTCGATTTGCAAGTCCATTAAACACAATAAAAGAAGCTGTCCTTCAAGGCCTGAAGCAACATCAGCCACAAGAACAACAGAG TATAATGCTACCCTACAGTCATCTACTGGAAGTACAAGAAAGAGAAGTGTTGTTGATAGTCAACAAGAATCTACAAGCAAGGGAGGTGAAGCTAAAGCGAGCAGACGTAAGTACAAGAGTCCAAGAGTTGTGAGGCATGGTGTATTTGTATCTAAGACTGGTTATAGTTGTGTTAAT CAAGGTTTGCAAAGCAGCAGATTAGTTACCACACTACAATGA